In one window of Drosophila mauritiana strain mau12 chromosome X, ASM438214v1, whole genome shotgun sequence DNA:
- the LOC117147829 gene encoding 39S ribosomal protein L22, mitochondrial, producing the protein MHKVIRQMSQLRLQAPQGAALLRSAESSSTAISPVSPPALQSKSLHTAASAGMLCAKWNKHNYGPRKWLEYNKTVHPPQETDEEPRKAYVCHMRSNIKYSPDKMWYIAAFVRGMSVDEALKQLNFVLKKGATDVKETIVEAQQMAVERHNVEYKSNLWIAESFVGKGRVFKGVRRHARGRFGKVEYKHCHYFVRLEEGEPPQHYYQEPQTPEQQYESWMEQMRSRKIINSL; encoded by the exons ATGCACAAGGTGATCCGGCAGATGTCCCAGCTGCGCCTGCAGGCGCCACAGGGAGCAGCGCTCCTTCGATCGGCGGAAAGCAGCTCAACCGCCATATCACCAGTTTCACCACCTGCCCTCCAGTCGAAATCCCTGCACACGGCCGCTTCCGCCGGAATGCTGTGTGCCAAGTGGAACAAGCACAACTACGGACCCCGCAAGTGGCTGGAGTACAACAAGACCGTGCATCCGCCGCAGGAAACGGACGAGGAGCCCCGAAAGGCT TACGTCTGCCACATGCGCAGCAACATCAAATACAGTCCGGACAAGATGTGGTACATCGCTGCCTTCGTTCGCGGAATGTCCGTCGACGAGGCGCTGAAGCAGCTGAACTTCGTGCTCAAAAAGGGGGCCACCGATGTGAAGGAGACCATAGTGGAGGCCCAGCAAATGGCCGTGGAGCGGCACAACGTGGAATACAAGAGCAATCTGTGGATAG CCGAATCCTTTGTGGGCAAGGGACGCGTCTTCAAGGGCGTGAGGAGGCATGCTCGCGGCCGCTTCGGCAAAGTGGAGTACAAGCACTGCCACTACTTCGTGCGCCTGGAGGAGGGCGAGCCGCCGCAGCACTACTACCAGGAGCCGCAGACGCCGGAGCAGCAGTACGAGAGCTGGATGGAGCAGATGCGCAGCCggaagatcatcaactcgctGTAG
- the LOC117147827 gene encoding zinc finger protein 184: protein MPPGTQIASDSDMETALEEFKQRQGRRNSIGSAKYACSMPNCEASFKRLDQLDRHEYHHTGIKKHACSYEGCDKTYSIVTHLKRHLRSTHERPESAAKKTVKCALEECSKMFISVSNMTRHMRETHESPKVYPCSQCSAKFSQKLKLKRHEIREHTLEYPFSCSKCSRGFYQQWQCQSHESSCKLYQCPGCPLQFDKWTLYTKHCRDSLHGKNRHKCDRCESAFDKPSELKRHLEVKHKEASQADEGATSFTCNEEGCGKSYSYLRNLRQHMLTAHSGRRFECQALDCGSCFSSAQNLARHLLRDHKDGETKKELKAKKKDTGKNGEGGKPKSTSRKRRRDAGRSKHSRLSKLACLQLDKEDDEAVRERQPLVLEKITQSLKDDPVEELLAQTLQDEQDMEQE, encoded by the exons atGCCACCTGGAACACAAATTGCCAGCGACAGCGACATGGAGACCGCTCTGGAGGAGTTCAAGCAGCGCCAGGGCCGCCGCAACAGCATCGGCTCGGCCAAGTACGCGTGCAGCATGCCCAATTGCGAGGCCAGCTTCAAGCGGCTGGACCAATTGGACCGCCATGAATATCATCACACAGGGATT AAGAAGCACGCCTGCTCGTACGAGGGCTGCGACAAGACCTACTCGATTGTGACGCACTTGAAGAGGCATCTGCGCAGCACCCACGAGCGTCCGGAGTCGGCGGCCAAGAAGACGGTGAAGTGCGCGCTGGAGGAGTGCAGCAAGATGTTCATCTCGGTCAGCAACATGACCCGCCACATGCGCGAGACCCACGAGAGCCCAAAGGTCTATCCGTGCAGCCAGTGCAGTGCCAAATTCTCGCAGAAGCTCAAGCTGAAGCGCCACGAGATCAGGGAGCACACGCTGGAGTATCCCTTCAGCTGCTCGAAGTGCTCGCGCGGCTTCTACCAGCAGTGGCAGTGCCAGAGTCACGAGTCCAGCTGCAAGCTGTACCAGTGTCCCGGCTGCCCGCTGCAGTTCGACAAATGGACGTTGTATACGAAGCATTGTCGCGACTCGTTGCACGGTAAGAATCGCCATAAGTGCGACCGCTGCGAGAGCGCCTTCGACAAGCCGAGCGAACTGAAGCGTCACCTCGAGGTGAAGCACAAGGAGGCGTCGCAGGCGGATGAGGGCGCCACCTCCTTCACCTGCAACGAGGAGGGATGCGGCAAGAGCTACTCGTACCTCAGGAATCTCCGCCAGCACATGCTCACCGCCCACTCGGGCAGGCGTTTCGAGTGCCAGGCCTTGGACTGCGGCAGCTGTTTCAGCAGTGCGCAGAATCTGGCGAGACATCTGCTCAGGGATCACAAAGATGGTGAGACGAAGAAGGAATTGAAAGCCAAGAAGAAGGACACGGGTAAGAATGGAGAAGGGGGCAAACCTAAGTCCACCTCCCGCAAGCGACGACGCGATGCTGGACGCAGCAAACACTCGCGGCTATCCAAACTGGCATGCCTGCAACTGGACAAGGAAGATGATGAGGCGGTGCGCGAGCGACAGCCTTTGGTCCTCGAAAAGATCACCCAGTCGCTGAAGGATGACCCCGTCGAGGAGCTGCTGGCACAGACCTTGCAAGATGAACAGGACATGGAGCAGGAGTAG